In Equus przewalskii isolate Varuska chromosome 6, EquPr2, whole genome shotgun sequence, one DNA window encodes the following:
- the LOC103562101 gene encoding olfactory receptor 8G1-like — protein MVAGNHSTVTEFILAGLTEQPELQLPLFFLFLGIYVVTVVGNLGMITLIRLSSHLHTPMYYFLSSLSLIDFCQSSIVTPKMLVNFVTERNVISYPACMTQLYFFLVFVISECHMLAVMAHNCYVAICNPLLYNVTMSNQICFRMAVGVYIIGLTGATAHTGFMLRVLFCKADIINHYFCDIFPLLELSCSSTYINEVVVLCFSAFNILTPTVAILVSYVFIIASILRIHSTEGRSKAFGTCSSHISAVAIFFGSAAFMYLQPSSVSSMDQGKVSSVFYTVMVAMLNPLIYSLRNKDVRIVLNKILEKRSFL, from the coding sequence ATGGTAGCAGGAAATCATTCCACAGTGACTGAGTTCATCCTCGCTGGACTAACAGAACAGCCGGAACTCCAGTTgccccttttcttcctcttcctaggAATATATGTGGTCACGGTGGTGGGGAACCTGGGCATGATCACACTGATAAGACTAAGTTCTCACctgcacacccccatgtactaTTTCCTCAGCAGCTTGTCTTTAATAGATTTTTGCCAGTCCTCCATCGTCACACCCAAAATGCTGGTGAACTTTGTAACAGAGAGGAATGTTATCTCTTACCCTGCATGCATGACTCAactctatttctttcttgtttttgttatatCAGAATGTCATATGTTGGCTGTAATGGCACACAATTGCTATGTAGCCATCTGTAACCCATTGCTTTACAATGTCACCATGTCTAATCAGATCTGCTTCAGGATGGCAGTTGGGGTGTATATCATTGGCTTGACGGGTGCCACAGCTCACACGGGCTTCATGCTAAGAGTACTTTTCTGCAAGGCTGATATAATTAACCATTACTTCTGTGACATTTTTCCACTACTGGAGCTCTCCTGCTCCAGTACTTACATCAATGAGGTGGTAGTTTTGTGTTTCAGTGCCTTTAATATCCTTACCCCAACTGTGGCCATCCTTGTCTCTTATGTCTTCATCATTGCCAGCATCCTCCGCATCCACTCAACTGAGGGAAGATCCAAAGCCTTTGGCACATGCAGCTCCCACATCTCAGCCGTTGCTATCTTCTTTGGCTCTGCGGCATTCATGTACTTACAGCCATCATCAGTCAGTTCTATGGACCAAGGGAAAGTGTCTTCAGTGTTTTACACCGTGATGGTGGCCATGCTGAACCCTTtgatctacagcctgaggaataAAGATGTCAGGATAGTCCTAAATAAAATCCTTGAAAAAAGAAGTTTCctttga